In Mus musculus strain C57BL/6J chromosome 1, GRCm38.p6 C57BL/6J, a single genomic region encodes these proteins:
- the Espnl gene encoding espin-like protein: MEAQQALVASKDGDMATLERLFEAGALRPDITDDLGAGLVHHATRAGHLDCVKFLVQRAKLPGNQQAHNGATPVHDAAATGNLAELCWLVRDAGCGLQDQDASGVSPLHLAARFGHPALVEWLLREGHAATLETLEGALPLHHAAVSGDLTCLKLLTAAHSSGVNQRTCSGASPLYLACQEGHLHLAQFLVKDCGADVRLRALDGMSSLHAAAAHGHYSLVVWLVTFTDIGLTARDNEGATALHFAARGGHTPILDRLLLMGAPIMRDSWGGTPLHDAAENGHMECCQTLLSHHVDPFLRDEDGYTAIDLAEYHGHQDCAQFLREMSRPVRVLMTPPPPPFPPPPLLAAKLSLEEERRGDSGLKSPSSATLSPVWPAQPVPREPMACTAPLRVTTPDALQGPEVEARDSRAGLATLQLDGLPAGDLDMLVPTQDERGRPIPEWKRQVMVRKLQARLGADHPPEDQDQSQRQDSGPTAAEQATWRYSQTHQAILGPFGELLTEDDLVYLEKQINDLQLRRRCQEYESELGRLAAQLQALLPEPLVSITVNSHFLPRAPGLEDEEAPVLATELEASEEPGKAEPRGQPLPFWCSHIGRLVRSMSLLLKGMNGLAQGEEKPPSPVPQDLGKETIAGPSRSEAQREIQECGVSVRTLRGNFEFAPDLPCALNSGPCELGVRPGQCLRGCWSAPPQPRGDAMGGEPGPGDTEEASDSGISCEEAPSEAGAGPGLDLASLRKERIVMLFLGHWKKSAYTPALRTAACRTLEAQRARSRGPEAAGSPRPSSPQPSDGPRLGHLWQQRGIITHLLGTWKAIMAHVPARQLRRLSRRERGPLSPEQFLPHVDGAPVPYNSLSLDLFMLGYFQLLECDLPAEERKMRHLLCFEVFEHLGAHGWEAVRAFHKAVTDEVAAGRRAWTDGFEDIKARFFGSSQGPPWDVEPGRKLGLTPLGSLPHASLPGSGPEPAVPPRLGSDSQGSSFNSGDICGYIDRSFAFWKEKEAEMFNFGE; encoded by the exons ATGGAGGCGCAGCAGGCACTGGTGGCCTCCAAGGATGGGGATATGGCCACCTTGGAACGGCTATTTGAGGCTGGTGCCCTAAGACCAGACATCACTGATGATCTGGGGGCTGGCCTGGTGCATCATGCCACCCGGGCTGGTCACCTGGACTGTGTCAAGTTCCTGGTACAGAGAGCCAAGCTGCCAGGCAACCAGCAGGCACACAACGGGGCCACACCAGTGCACGATGCAGCAGCCACGGGCAACCTGGCAGAGCTGTGCTGGCTGGTCCGTGATGCGGGCTGCGGGCTGCAG GACCAAGATGCCTCAGGTGTCTCTCCGCTGCACCTGGCTGCCCGGTTTGGACACCCAGCCCTGGTGGAGTGGTTACTCCGTGAGGGCCATGCAGCCACACTGGAGACGCTGGAAGGGGCCTTACCACTGCACCACGCTGCTGTAAGTGGTGATCTGACCTGTCTGAAACTCCTGACAGCGGCCCACAGCAG TGGTGTGAACCAGCGGACATGCAGTGGTGCCTCTCCACTCTACCTGGCCTGCCAAGAGGGCCACCTGCATCTGGCACAGTTCCTGGTGAAAGACTGCGGGGCCGACGTGCGCCTGAGAGCCCTGGATGGCATGAGCTCATTGCACGCTGCGGCTGCCCACGGCCACTACTCTCTAGTTGTCTGGCTG GTGACATTCACAGACATCGGCCTGACAGCACGGGATAATGAAGGAGCCACTGCCCTGCACTTTGCAGCTCGGGGGGGCCACACACCTATTCTCGACCGGCTCCTGCTCATGGGTGCCCCCATCATGAGAGACTCTTGGGGAGGGACTCCCCTGCATGATGCAGCCGAGAATGGACACATGGAG TGCTGCCAGACTCTGCTCTCCCACCACGTAGACCCCTTCCTGCGGGATGAAGATGGGTATACAGCGATAGACCTGGCAGAGTACCATGGACACCAGGATTGTGCCCAGTTCCTGCGGGAAATGTCTCGGCCG GTGCGGGTCCTgatgacacccccacccccaccatttcCACCTCCTCCACTGCTGGCTGCAAAACTCTCcctggaagaggaaagaagaggggacTCGGGACTCAAAAGCCCCTCAT CTGCAACTCTCAGCCCAGtctggcctgctcagcctgtcCCAAGGGAACCGATGGCCTGCACGGCCCCTCTGAGGGTCACCACCCCAGATGCTCTTCAG GGGCCTGAGGTGGAAGCCCGGGACTCCCGTGCTGGCCTAGCCACTCTGCAGCTGGATGGCTTGCCTGCGGGAGATCTTGACATGCTGGTGCCCACACAGGACGAGCGTGGCCGGCCCATCCCTGAGTGGAAGCGGCAGGTGATGGTGCGGAAGCTACAGGCTCGCCTGGGTGCAGACCATCCTCCAGAAGACCAG GaccagagtcagaggcaggactCAGGGCCCACCGCTGCAGAACAGGCAACTTGGAGATATTCACAGACGCACCAGGCCATCCTGGGCCCCTTTGGAGAGCTGCTGACGGAGGATGATCTTGTATACCTGGAGAAGCAGATCAACGACCTGCAGCTCCGGCGACGCTGCCAGGAGTATGAGAGTGAGTTGGGCCGGCTGGCAGCCCAGCTGCAGGCCCTCCTGCCCGAGCCCCTGGTCAGCATCACCGTCAACAGCCACTTTCTGCCCCGGGCTCCCGGCCTGGAAGACGAGGAAGCTCCAGTCCTGGCGACTGAACTCGAAGCCTCCGAGGAGCCGGGGAAGGCCGAGCCCAGAGGGCAGCCGCTGCCCTTCTGGTGCAGCCACATCGGTCGCCTGGTGCGCAGCATGTCCCTGCTGCTGAAGGGTATGAACGGGCTGGCACAGGGTGAGGAGAAACCACCCTCACCGGTCCCGCAGGACCTAGGCAAGGAGACCATTGCCGGCCCCTCCCGGAGCGAGGCCCAGCGCGAGATCCAAGAGTGCGGAGTGTCAGTTCGGACATTGCGGGGGAACTTCGAGTTTGCCCCTGATCTGCCCTGCGCCTTGAACTCGGGTCCCTGTGAGCTGGGGGTGCGGCCTGGCCAGTGTCTGAGAGGTTGCTGGTCGGCGCCGCCACAGCCCCGAGGCGACGCGATGGGTGGGGAGCCCGGGCCAGGCGACACAGAGGAGGCCAGCGACTCGGGCATCAGCTGCGAAGAGGCCCCGTCAGAGGCCGGCGCGGGTCCAGGGCTGGACCTGGCCAGCTTGCGCAAGGAGCGCATCGTCATGCTCTTCCTCGGCCATTGGAAGAAGTCAGCCTACACGCCCGCGCTCCGGACGGCAGCCTGCAGGACCCTGGAGGCTCAGCGTGCACGATCCAGGGGCCCAGAGGCCGCGGGTAGCCCCCGGCCGTCCTCCCCGCAGCCCAGCGATGGCCCTCGGCTTGGCCACCTGTGGCAGCAGCGTGGCATCATCACCCACCTGCTGGGCACCTGGAAAGCCATCATGGCGCACGTGCCCGCCCGGCAGCTGCGGAGGCTGAGCCGCAGGGAGCGTGGGCCCCTGTCTCCGGAGCAGTTCTTGCCGCACGTGGACGGGGCCCCCGTGCCCTACAACAGCCTCTCGCTGGACCTCTTCATGCTTGGCTACTTCCAGCTCCTGGAGTGCGACCTGCCAGCCGAGGAGCGCAAGATGCGCCACCTGCTGTGCTTCGAGGTTTTCGAGCATCTGGGCGCACACGGCTGGGAGGCTGTGCGAGCCTTCCATAAGGCAGTGACCGACGAGGTGGCCGCGGGTCGCCGCGCCTGGACCGACGGCTTTGAGGACATCAAAGCCCGCTTCTTCGGCTCCAGCCAGGGTCCCCCCTGGGACGTGGAGCCAGGTCGCAAGCTGGGCCTGACACCACTCGGGTCCTTGCCCCATGCTTCCCTTCCTGGCAGCGGCCCTGAACCTGCGGTGCCGCCGAGGCTGGGGTCTGATTCCCAGGGGAGCAGCTTCAACAGCGGAGACATCTGTGGCTACATCGACCGCAGCTTCGCAttctggaaggagaaagaggCTGAGATGTTTAACTTTGGAGAATGA